The following coding sequences lie in one Capnocytophaga stomatis genomic window:
- a CDS encoding DUF3467 domain-containing protein, translating to MSDLKENEGQLSIELDEKVADGIYSNLAIINHSMSEFVVDFVSVMPGIPKARVRSRVILTPQHAKRLLNALSENIQRFEKANGIIDENSHHSIPLFGLKGEA from the coding sequence ATGAGTGATTTGAAAGAAAATGAAGGACAGTTGAGTATTGAACTTGATGAAAAAGTTGCTGATGGTATATACTCAAACTTGGCGATTATCAATCATTCAATGAGTGAGTTTGTTGTTGATTTTGTGAGTGTTATGCCGGGAATTCCGAAGGCGAGAGTACGCAGTCGGGTTATTTTAACGCCACAACACGCAAAACGTTTGCTAAATGCGTTGTCCGAAAACATACAACGATTTGAAAAAGCCAACGGAATAATCGATGAGAATTCACATCACTCAATTCCTCTATTTGGATTAAAAGGAGAAGCCTAA
- a CDS encoding MmcQ/YjbR family DNA-binding protein → MNIEELREFCLSLKASEESFPFDDEVLVFSVKGKMFCLVNITKYEFINLKCDPEEAVELREQYAEVTAGWHMNKKHWNRVQINGKISDNLLKKWILNSYKLVVKGLPKKVQEELF, encoded by the coding sequence ATGAATATTGAAGAATTGCGTGAATTCTGCCTGTCACTTAAAGCTTCAGAAGAAAGTTTTCCGTTTGATGATGAAGTTTTAGTTTTTTCAGTCAAAGGAAAAATGTTTTGCTTGGTAAACATTACAAAATATGAGTTTATAAATCTCAAGTGTGACCCTGAGGAAGCCGTTGAGCTTCGTGAACAATATGCCGAAGTTACTGCAGGTTGGCATATGAATAAAAAACATTGGAATAGAGTTCAAATTAACGGGAAAATTTCCGATAATTTACTTAAAAAATGGATTTTGAATTCATATAAACTTGTGGTAAAAGGGTTGCCAAAGAAAGTTCAAGAAGAATTATTTTAA
- a CDS encoding DUF5723 family protein — MIKKFLFSVAIFSTFAINAQQSFSGINTSQYGGMYKGTTNPANFVDGMSRFAINVVSVDADFGNNKMGLNLDLKKSFNDFTSQASSHNDINADVNLDVLGPSFYFHVGRKNAFAFTSRARVFMDARGIDAKVLESFLLNSSDLNLSPSGYSFNLDKQNVSANAFSEFAFTWARLLAKTSNHSLKAGITAKFVRGAISTYAGFSEINGNIKANLIENNNDAIVNINVQGNQNAEFLLSNGGINVTKSPKFNDILKSQTSALGFDFGFVYEYRKEGCPSCTTTPYDLKLGFSFTDIGRLKYSATEDSQRYSLNVGSHNINLSDVQKSMDESLFVSKTSLKGASIISSLPTSLRLNADVRITGPIFVDVSANFNITNTSKVYNTSYASGFVITPRVEWKYIGFYLPMSSAIGMGTNVGTAVRLGPLFIGSRSIVSNLMSKNAKELNLFGGLQFEI; from the coding sequence ATGATAAAGAAATTTTTATTTTCGGTTGCGATTTTTTCTACTTTTGCAATCAATGCCCAACAATCTTTTTCCGGGATAAACACAAGCCAATACGGTGGTATGTACAAAGGTACAACCAATCCCGCCAATTTTGTTGACGGAATGAGCAGATTTGCAATAAATGTTGTTTCAGTTGATGCCGATTTCGGGAACAACAAAATGGGATTAAACCTTGATTTGAAGAAAAGTTTTAATGACTTCACATCGCAAGCCTCTTCACACAATGACATCAATGCTGATGTGAACTTGGACGTGTTAGGACCTTCTTTTTATTTCCACGTAGGGCGAAAAAACGCTTTTGCTTTCACCTCAAGAGCTCGCGTGTTTATGGATGCACGAGGCATTGATGCTAAGGTACTTGAGTCTTTCTTATTAAATTCAAGCGATTTAAACCTTTCTCCTTCAGGATATTCTTTCAATCTTGATAAACAAAATGTTTCTGCCAACGCTTTCTCTGAATTTGCTTTTACTTGGGCAAGATTGTTAGCCAAAACAAGTAATCATTCCTTAAAAGCGGGTATCACTGCAAAATTTGTCAGAGGAGCAATCAGCACATACGCTGGTTTTTCGGAAATAAACGGAAATATCAAGGCTAATTTGATTGAAAACAACAATGATGCTATTGTAAATATAAACGTTCAAGGAAATCAAAATGCTGAATTTTTACTTTCAAACGGAGGTATCAATGTAACTAAGAGTCCAAAGTTTAATGATATTTTAAAATCTCAGACTTCTGCTTTAGGATTTGATTTTGGTTTCGTGTACGAATATCGTAAAGAAGGTTGCCCGAGCTGTACTACAACTCCTTATGATTTAAAACTTGGATTTTCTTTTACTGACATCGGTCGTTTGAAATATTCTGCTACCGAAGATTCTCAAAGATATTCTCTAAACGTGGGAAGTCACAACATTAATTTATCTGACGTTCAAAAAAGTATGGACGAAAGTCTTTTTGTTTCAAAAACATCTTTAAAAGGAGCTTCAATTATTTCTTCATTGCCAACATCGCTCAGATTGAATGCCGATGTACGCATCACAGGACCTATTTTTGTAGATGTATCTGCAAATTTCAACATTACAAATACCAGCAAAGTTTACAACACTTCGTACGCAAGCGGATTTGTAATCACTCCACGAGTGGAATGGAAATACATCGGGTTTTATCTTCCTATGTCAAGTGCCATCGGGATGGGAACAAACGTAGGAACAGCCGTTCGTTTAGGTCCTCTTTTCATTGGTTCAAGAAGTATTGTTAGTAATTTAATGTCTAAAAACGCAAAAGAATTAAACCTATTTGGCGGACTTCAATTTGAAATATAA
- a CDS encoding outer membrane beta-barrel protein, with amino-acid sequence MKHLTYLLLVFIGFPISAFSQDDSDDGMIQTKTEKKEKKGRGQKYLEDQFYVGLTYDYLISDASKVVQHSLSRGIHAGFQKDLPMNQRRNIGIALGVGYSYDLVYSNIFRENTSDLYHIVSNLNDLNINKNYFETHTLEFPIEFRWRTSTAENHKFWRIYTGMKLGYVFGARSLYKRDDITIYFNNSDLNKDWHFKVYSAFGYNTWNFFIQYNLSSILKNAKLENNASLKSSLLQMGLIFYIL; translated from the coding sequence ATGAAACACTTAACATACTTATTATTAGTCTTTATTGGTTTTCCGATATCTGCCTTTTCACAAGATGATTCCGATGATGGAATGATTCAAACAAAAACCGAAAAAAAGGAAAAAAAAGGACGAGGACAGAAATATCTGGAAGACCAGTTTTACGTTGGGCTAACGTATGACTATTTGATTTCTGATGCGAGTAAAGTTGTTCAGCACAGCCTTTCCAGAGGAATACACGCTGGTTTTCAGAAAGATTTACCAATGAACCAACGCAGAAATATTGGTATTGCCTTGGGGGTTGGATATTCTTACGATTTGGTTTACAGCAATATTTTTCGCGAAAACACTTCTGATTTATATCATATCGTAAGTAATTTGAACGATTTGAATATCAACAAAAATTATTTTGAAACACACACGCTCGAATTCCCCATTGAGTTTCGTTGGCGAACTTCAACAGCTGAAAATCACAAATTTTGGCGAATTTACACGGGAATGAAGTTGGGATATGTTTTCGGAGCAAGAAGCCTTTACAAGCGCGACGATATCACTATTTACTTCAATAACTCAGACCTTAACAAAGATTGGCATTTTAAGGTTTATTCAGCTTTCGGGTACAACACCTGGAATTTTTTCATACAGTACAATCTGTCTTCCATTCTCAAAAATGCGAAGTTGGAAAATAACGCTTCTCTGAAATCTTCTCTTTTACAAATGGGGTTGATTTTCTATATTTTATAG
- the rpoC gene encoding DNA-directed RNA polymerase subunit beta', whose product MARDKNTTVSKFDKISIGLASPESILAASRGEVIKPETINYRTHKPERDGLFCERIFGPVKDYECACGKYKRIRYKGIVCDRCGVEVTEKKVRRDRVGHINLVVPIAHIWYFRSLPNKIGYLLGLPSKKLDMIIYYERYVVIQPGIAKGPDGEDIQPLDFLTEEEYLNIMESLPVENQYLEDTDPNKFVAKMGAECLLDLLQRLDLDELSYDLRHKANNESSKQRKTEALKRLQVVEAFREAKNNRENKPEWMIMKVIPVIPPELRPLVPLDGGRFATSDLNDLYRRVIIRNNRLKRLMEIKAPEVILRNEKRMLQESVDSLFDNTRKSSAVKTESNRPLKSLSDSLKGKQGRFRQNLLGKRVDYSARSVIVVGPELKLYECGLPKNMAAELYKPFVIRKLIERGIVKTVKSAKKIIDKKEPVVWDILENVIKGHPVLLNRAPTLHRLGIQAFQPKLIEGKAIQLHPLVCTAFNADFDGDQMAVHLPLGPEAILEAQLLMLASHNILNPANGSPITVPSQDMVLGLYYMTKGRRSTPEYPIKGEGMTFYSAEEVNIAYNEKKLSLNAFIKVRVRDLDEEGNKVYKVLETTTGRVLFNEVVPAEAGYINEVLTKKSLRDIIGHILKSTSIPTTADFLDKIKNMGYKFAFQGGLSFSLGDIIIPQEKADMIAEANGLVDGIMMNYNMGLITNNERYNQVIDVWTSTNAQLTELAMKRISNDQQGFNSVYMMLDSGARGSKEQIRQLTGMRGLMAKPKKSTVGGGEIIENPILSNFKEGLSILEYFISTHGARKGLADTALKTADAGYLTRRLVDVSQDVIINTEDCGTLRGVEVRALKKNEEVVETLGERILGRVSLHDVYNPLTEELLVRSGEEITEKVVAKINEAPIEMVEVRSALTCEAKHGICAKCYGRNLSTGKMVQTGEAVGVVAAQSIGEPGTQLTLRTFHAGGVAGNVSEENKAEARFNGILEIEDLRAVKGKDNEGNPISVVVRSSELKVVDPTTGMVLQTHDIPYGASIFVKDKQEVTKGTLLFQWDPYNAVIISEFSGKIAYEGIEQGVTYQIEIDEQTGFQEKVIVESRNKKLVPTLLILDKNDEVLRSYTLPVGAHIMVENASKVEEGKVLVKIPRNSAKSGDITGGLPRVTELFEARNPSNPAIVSEIDGVVSFGKIKRGNKEVIVTSRLGEERKYLVKLSSQILVQENDYVRAGKPLSDGSVTPDDILKIKGPSAVQQYLVNEVQEVYRLQGVKINDKHFEVIVRQMMRKVEIQDPGDTLFLEGQLVHKDDFIEENDKLFGKKIVEDVGDSENLKAGQIVSLRQLRDENSLLKRADKNLVIARDIIPATATPVLQGITRASLQTKSFISAASFQETTKVLNEAAVSGKVDTLDGLKENVVVGHRIPAGTGLKRYEKILVGSKAEMEVAEKKKSK is encoded by the coding sequence ATGGCAAGAGATAAAAATACAACTGTTTCAAAATTCGATAAAATTTCTATCGGATTGGCTTCGCCAGAGTCAATTTTAGCGGCTTCTCGTGGGGAGGTTATCAAACCCGAAACCATCAATTATCGTACACACAAACCTGAGCGAGATGGTTTGTTTTGTGAGCGTATTTTTGGTCCTGTAAAGGATTACGAGTGTGCTTGCGGAAAATACAAGCGTATCCGTTACAAGGGGATTGTTTGTGATAGATGTGGTGTTGAAGTAACAGAGAAAAAAGTGCGTCGTGATAGGGTAGGACATATCAATTTGGTAGTGCCAATTGCTCATATTTGGTATTTCCGCTCGTTGCCTAACAAAATTGGATATTTGTTGGGCTTGCCATCTAAAAAGTTGGATATGATTATTTACTACGAGCGTTATGTAGTTATCCAGCCGGGTATAGCAAAAGGACCTGACGGAGAAGATATCCAACCATTAGATTTTCTTACAGAAGAAGAGTATCTTAACATAATGGAGTCACTTCCTGTTGAGAATCAGTATTTAGAAGATACTGACCCTAACAAGTTTGTGGCAAAAATGGGAGCAGAATGTTTGTTAGATTTGCTCCAACGATTGGATTTGGATGAACTTTCTTACGATTTGCGTCACAAGGCAAATAACGAAAGTTCTAAACAACGTAAAACAGAAGCTTTAAAACGCTTGCAGGTGGTTGAAGCTTTCCGTGAAGCGAAAAACAATCGTGAAAACAAACCAGAATGGATGATAATGAAGGTAATTCCTGTGATTCCACCTGAATTACGTCCGTTAGTTCCGTTAGATGGTGGGCGTTTCGCAACTTCCGATTTGAACGATTTATATCGTAGGGTAATTATCCGTAACAATCGTTTGAAACGTTTGATGGAGATTAAGGCTCCTGAGGTGATTTTGCGTAACGAGAAGCGTATGTTGCAAGAATCGGTAGATTCATTGTTCGACAATACACGTAAGTCATCAGCGGTTAAAACAGAATCAAACCGTCCGCTTAAATCACTTTCTGATTCATTGAAAGGAAAACAAGGACGTTTCCGTCAAAACTTACTTGGAAAACGTGTGGATTACTCGGCTCGTTCGGTAATCGTTGTAGGTCCTGAACTCAAATTGTATGAGTGTGGTCTTCCTAAAAATATGGCAGCAGAGCTTTATAAGCCTTTCGTTATCCGTAAGTTAATTGAAAGAGGAATCGTAAAAACGGTTAAGTCTGCTAAGAAAATTATTGACAAAAAAGAACCTGTAGTTTGGGATATCTTGGAAAATGTGATTAAAGGGCATCCGGTGCTTCTGAACCGTGCCCCCACGTTGCACCGTTTGGGAATCCAAGCCTTCCAGCCTAAACTAATTGAAGGTAAAGCAATTCAGTTGCACCCACTAGTGTGTACGGCGTTTAACGCGGACTTTGACGGTGACCAGATGGCGGTACACTTACCATTAGGTCCGGAAGCTATTTTGGAAGCTCAACTTTTGATGTTGGCATCGCATAACATCTTGAATCCTGCCAACGGTTCGCCGATTACCGTACCTTCACAGGATATGGTTTTGGGGCTTTACTATATGACCAAAGGCAGACGCTCAACACCTGAGTATCCAATTAAGGGAGAAGGAATGACTTTCTATTCTGCGGAGGAAGTAAATATTGCTTACAACGAGAAAAAACTTAGTTTGAATGCCTTTATCAAAGTTCGAGTAAGGGATTTGGACGAGGAAGGAAATAAAGTATATAAAGTGTTGGAAACCACAACAGGTAGAGTTCTTTTCAACGAAGTGGTTCCTGCAGAAGCTGGATATATCAATGAGGTATTGACTAAAAAGTCATTGCGTGATATTATCGGTCATATTTTGAAATCCACAAGTATTCCTACTACGGCAGATTTCTTGGATAAGATTAAGAATATGGGATACAAATTCGCTTTCCAAGGAGGATTGTCGTTTAGTTTGGGAGATATCATTATTCCGCAAGAAAAAGCCGATATGATTGCTGAGGCAAACGGTTTGGTTGACGGAATTATGATGAACTATAATATGGGTCTTATTACCAACAACGAGCGTTATAATCAGGTAATTGACGTTTGGACATCAACTAATGCTCAGCTTACTGAGTTGGCTATGAAGCGAATTAGCAACGACCAACAAGGATTTAACTCTGTATATATGATGTTGGATTCTGGTGCGAGGGGTTCAAAAGAGCAGATTCGCCAGCTTACGGGTATGCGTGGTTTGATGGCAAAACCGAAAAAATCGACAGTAGGAGGGGGCGAGATTATCGAAAACCCAATCTTGTCGAACTTTAAAGAAGGTTTGTCAATCTTGGAGTACTTCATTTCAACGCACGGTGCTCGTAAAGGTCTTGCCGATACCGCTTTGAAAACTGCCGATGCGGGGTACTTAACACGTCGTTTGGTGGACGTTTCACAAGATGTTATTATTAACACGGAAGATTGTGGAACGCTACGTGGTGTGGAGGTTCGTGCATTGAAGAAAAACGAAGAAGTGGTTGAAACTCTGGGAGAACGCATCTTAGGACGTGTTTCACTTCACGATGTTTATAATCCTCTTACGGAAGAATTACTTGTTAGGTCAGGAGAAGAAATCACTGAAAAAGTAGTGGCTAAAATCAATGAAGCTCCTATTGAAATGGTGGAAGTACGCTCTGCACTTACTTGTGAGGCTAAACACGGAATTTGTGCTAAATGTTACGGAAGAAACCTTTCTACAGGAAAAATGGTTCAAACAGGTGAAGCTGTGGGAGTTGTGGCTGCACAGTCTATCGGTGAGCCGGGTACGCAGCTTACGCTTCGTACGTTCCACGCCGGAGGGGTTGCAGGTAACGTTTCCGAAGAGAATAAGGCAGAAGCTCGCTTTAACGGTATCCTTGAAATTGAAGATTTACGTGCAGTAAAAGGTAAAGATAACGAAGGAAATCCGATTAGCGTAGTGGTTCGCTCTTCTGAATTGAAAGTAGTTGACCCAACTACCGGAATGGTATTGCAAACGCACGATATTCCGTATGGTGCGAGCATCTTTGTAAAAGATAAGCAAGAGGTTACTAAAGGAACTTTGCTTTTCCAATGGGATCCGTATAATGCGGTTATCATTTCTGAGTTTTCAGGAAAAATTGCTTACGAAGGTATTGAGCAAGGGGTAACTTATCAAATTGAAATTGACGAACAAACAGGTTTCCAAGAAAAAGTGATTGTAGAATCACGTAATAAAAAATTGGTACCAACGTTATTGATTTTGGATAAAAACGATGAGGTGTTACGTTCGTACACTTTACCGGTTGGTGCTCACATTATGGTTGAGAACGCAAGTAAAGTTGAAGAAGGAAAAGTATTGGTAAAAATTCCGCGTAACTCTGCAAAATCAGGGGATATCACAGGAGGTTTACCTCGAGTTACGGAGCTTTTCGAAGCACGAAATCCTTCAAATCCTGCAATCGTTTCTGAAATTGACGGGGTAGTTTCGTTCGGAAAAATCAAACGTGGAAATAAAGAGGTTATTGTTACATCTCGTTTGGGTGAAGAGCGTAAATATTTGGTGAAATTGTCAAGCCAAATCTTGGTTCAGGAAAACGACTATGTGCGTGCCGGAAAACCGCTTTCTGATGGTTCTGTAACTCCGGATGACATTTTGAAAATCAAAGGACCTTCGGCGGTTCAGCAATATTTGGTAAACGAGGTACAAGAGGTATATCGTTTGCAAGGTGTGAAAATTAACGATAAGCACTTTGAGGTAATCGTTCGTCAGATGATGCGTAAAGTTGAAATTCAAGACCCGGGAGATACCTTGTTCCTTGAAGGTCAGCTTGTTCATAAAGATGATTTTATCGAAGAAAACGATAAATTATTCGGTAAAAAAATAGTTGAAGACGTTGGTGATTCGGAGAATTTAAAAGCAGGTCAGATTGTTTCTCTCCGCCAATTGCGTGACGAAAATTCACTACTTAAACGTGCTGATAAGAATTTAGTAATTGCTCGTGATATTATTCCTGCAACGGCTACGCCTGTGTTACAGGGTATTACAAGAGCATCGTTGCAAACCAAGTCGTTCATTTCAGCGGCATCTTTCCAAGAAACTACAAAAGTGTTGAACGAAGCAGCCGTAAGCGGAAAAGTAGATACACTCGACGGATTGAAAGAAAACGTGGTTGTAGGACATAGAATTCCTGCAGGAACAGGTTTGAAACGTTACGAAAAAATCCTCGTAGGTTCAAAAGCAGAAATGGAAGTTGCTGAAAAGAAAAAATCAAAATAG
- a CDS encoding porin yields MKRLFFYLLMVSSSILFAQKAVNEDKEQLTPYYDFKKGVGITAPDSLFQMNIRFRMQNRFSVVTDKNDEVGYEAYIRRLRLRFEGFVADPKFGYTIQLSFAPRDVNGNHIIRDAIVFYKPNKNWLLSFGQTKLPGNRQRINSSGALQLTDRSINNATFNIDRDFGFQVHYLKQYNDKFSYNFKTAVTTGEGRDFVGRNTGLAYTARFEVLPLGKFKKGGEYFEGDILREETPKLYFGATYHYNHNATKTQGQNGNTLVNDQTRNLQSVLVDGLMKYNGWAAMASYMQRTANNPLVDLSAKSFVETGRGFDAQLSYAFPSNWEIASRYSHLAPTNDLKDIMPKRNQLSLGVTKYIWEHAFKAQMEITRTNKTLLDNSQKEWYLRFQVEIGI; encoded by the coding sequence ATGAAGAGATTATTTTTTTATTTATTGATGGTAAGTTCCTCAATTTTGTTTGCACAGAAAGCAGTAAACGAAGATAAAGAACAGCTGACACCTTACTATGATTTTAAAAAAGGAGTAGGGATAACGGCTCCTGATAGTTTATTTCAGATGAATATTCGTTTTAGGATGCAGAATCGTTTCAGTGTGGTTACGGACAAAAATGATGAAGTAGGCTATGAGGCTTATATTCGGAGATTACGTTTACGATTTGAAGGTTTTGTTGCAGATCCAAAGTTTGGTTATACGATACAGCTCTCTTTTGCTCCCCGTGACGTAAACGGAAACCACATCATTCGTGATGCAATTGTTTTCTACAAACCTAATAAAAATTGGTTGTTGAGCTTCGGACAAACGAAATTACCAGGGAATCGCCAGCGAATCAATTCTTCTGGAGCGTTACAACTTACAGACCGTTCTATCAATAATGCAACCTTTAATATAGACAGAGATTTCGGTTTTCAAGTTCATTATCTGAAACAATATAACGATAAATTTTCTTACAATTTTAAAACTGCCGTGACTACAGGTGAGGGGCGCGATTTTGTTGGTAGAAATACAGGACTTGCCTATACTGCTCGTTTTGAGGTTCTTCCTTTGGGTAAATTTAAAAAAGGTGGTGAATACTTTGAAGGAGATATTTTAAGGGAGGAAACGCCAAAACTTTATTTCGGAGCGACCTATCATTATAACCACAACGCTACAAAAACTCAGGGGCAAAACGGAAATACATTGGTTAATGACCAAACCAGAAATTTGCAATCAGTGTTAGTTGATGGTTTGATGAAATACAACGGTTGGGCTGCAATGGCATCATATATGCAACGTACAGCAAATAATCCTTTGGTTGATTTGAGTGCAAAGTCATTTGTAGAGACTGGGCGTGGATTTGATGCTCAGTTGAGTTATGCTTTCCCAAGTAACTGGGAAATTGCTTCCAGATATTCGCACCTTGCTCCAACTAATGATTTGAAAGACATAATGCCTAAGCGAAATCAACTTTCATTAGGAGTTACTAAATACATTTGGGAACACGCATTCAAGGCTCAGATGGAAATTACCAGAACTAATAAAACCTTGCTTGATAATTCTCAAAAAGAGTGGTACTTACGATTCCAAGTTGAGATAGGAATTTAA
- a CDS encoding VWA domain-containing protein: MEENITRWRLILGQDARALENASLNEQQSIMDSALSAIYDGDTTKNNGSRKAGLGSSAPNLAKWLTDVRSFFPQDVVSIIQSDAIERKGLTKLLFEPETLKNVKPDISIVGTLMALKGQIPEKSKEAARQLVKEVVNEIMKRMEQDLRRAVTGALNKKAHSPISNFASTDWKRTINRNLKNYDTKTKRLIPEKFYFFERSQKQKNWTVILDIDQSGSMCDSIIYSSVMGSIFASMPALDTHVVAFDTQVTDLTELCRQDPVDMLFGVQLGGGTDINKSVAYCQTLIENPRKTMFILISDLYEGGVRTGLLRRLSQMHEDGVKVIVLLALSDSGRPDYDEKLGKEISKLGIACFACTPDKLPELVEASLKGHDLKKFETSSKQQI, translated from the coding sequence ATGGAAGAAAATATTACACGTTGGCGATTAATTCTCGGGCAAGATGCAAGAGCTTTGGAAAATGCTTCTTTAAATGAGCAACAATCCATAATGGATTCTGCCTTGTCTGCCATCTATGACGGAGATACAACGAAAAATAACGGAAGTAGGAAGGCTGGTTTGGGCTCTTCTGCTCCAAATTTAGCCAAATGGCTTACCGATGTACGGAGTTTCTTTCCACAAGATGTAGTTAGCATAATTCAATCCGATGCCATTGAACGTAAAGGGCTTACAAAGCTTTTATTTGAACCCGAAACTCTTAAAAATGTAAAACCTGATATCTCAATAGTCGGGACTTTAATGGCTTTGAAAGGGCAAATTCCCGAAAAATCAAAAGAAGCTGCACGCCAACTTGTTAAGGAAGTGGTAAATGAAATTATGAAACGAATGGAGCAGGATTTGCGTCGTGCCGTGACAGGAGCTTTAAACAAAAAAGCTCATTCTCCCATTTCTAATTTCGCCTCAACTGATTGGAAAAGAACTATTAACCGAAATCTTAAAAATTACGACACGAAAACCAAACGCCTAATTCCTGAAAAATTTTACTTTTTTGAACGTAGCCAAAAACAAAAAAATTGGACTGTTATTTTGGATATCGACCAAAGCGGTTCGATGTGCGATTCAATCATTTACTCATCGGTAATGGGTTCTATCTTTGCAAGTATGCCGGCATTGGACACGCACGTAGTTGCCTTTGACACACAAGTTACAGACCTTACCGAACTTTGCAGGCAAGACCCTGTGGATATGCTTTTTGGAGTGCAACTCGGAGGAGGAACAGATATCAACAAATCCGTTGCTTACTGCCAAACGCTAATCGAAAATCCAAGAAAAACAATGTTTATCCTGATTTCGGATTTGTACGAAGGTGGCGTGAGAACAGGATTACTCCGACGGCTTTCACAAATGCACGAAGACGGAGTAAAAGTAATTGTTTTGCTCGCTCTTTCCGATAGCGGAAGACCCGATTATGATGAAAAATTAGGAAAAGAAATCAGTAAATTAGGAATTGCCTGCTTTGCCTGCACTCCCGATAAATTACCCGAATTAGTGGAAGCATCACTGAAAGGTCACGACTTAAAAAAATTTGAAACGTCCTCAAAACAACAAATATAA